The following nucleotide sequence is from Pseudomonas putida S13.1.2.
TGCCACCTGGCTGGGCTGGCCGATCCCCGGCGGCGTGATGGGCCTGGCCCTGTTGCTGATACTGTTCGCTTCGGGTGTGCTCAAGCCGGCCATGCTGCAATTGGGCGCCGGTTGGCTGATGGCCGAGATGCTGCTGTTTTTCATCCCGGCGCTGATGAGCCTGCTGGATTACGGCTCGCTCATCCGTGAAGAGGGCTGGCGCATCTTGCTGGTGATCGCCGTGAGCACGCTGATGGTGATGGTGGTCACTGCCATGACCGTGGAGCTGGTGTGCCGCTGGAGTGTGCGCCATGAGCCTTGAACCCATGCCGCTGTTCTGGCTGGCCCTGACCTTGCTGGCATACCTGGGCAGCCGCTGGCTGTACCGGCGCAGCAAGCGCTACCTGCTGTCGCCGTTGATATTGGTACCCGTGTTGCTGCTGGCGGTGGCGGTGCCGCTGCATACCGCCTATGCCGAGTATGCCCGCAACACCCACTGGTTGATGAGCGTGCTTGGCCCGGTGACCGTGGCCTTTGCGGTGCCGATCTGGCAGCAGCGGGCCATGCTGGCGCGCCATTGGCCGGCCTTGATGGTGGGCATGGTGGCTGGCAGCAGTGCCTCGATCGCCAGCTCCTGGGGCCTTGCGCACTTGCTGGCGCTGGACAGTGCAACCAGCCTGTCGCTGGTGCCGCGTTCGATCACCACGCCGTTTGCCATGCCCTTGGCCCATGACCTGGGTGGCGTGCCGGAGCTGACGGCGGTGTTCGTGATGTTCACCGGGGTGCTCGGCGCCATGTTCGGTGGCGTGCTGCTGCGCTGGTTGCCGCTGCGCACGCCCCTGGCACGGGGTGCGCTGTTTGGCGTTGGGGCGCACGGTGCCGGGGTCAGCCGGGCACAGGAGGTGGGCCGCGAGGAAGGCTCGGTGGCCGGCCTGGTCATGGTCCTGACCGGGTTGTTGAACCTGTTCGCGGCACCGTTGCTGGCCATGCTGCTCTGACCGTTCGTGCCACTGACTCGCTCAGTCATCAAGCTGGCTGGCAACGCAAGTTCCAGCCCTTGGCCTGCTGGCTAGACTCTGCCTCGACATAGAGAGCACATGTATGTGCCGAGGTGACATGCAATGACCGCAGCCTTGCCCTATTCCGCCAACACCACTTCACCGGGACCGTTCTGATGCCTATGGCCGAAATTCCATTGTGCGTCTGGCGTACCCGGGGACAGAGTTTCACTTTCCGGGGCCAGAGCATCCGCTACTGGACCGCAGGGCAAGGAGAGCCCCTGCTTCTGTTACACGGTTTCCCCACCGCCAGTTGGGACTGGCACTACCTGTGGGGGCCTTTGAGCCAACGCTTCAGGGTGATCGCTTGCGACATGCTCGGCTTTGGCGATTCGGCCAAGCCGGTCG
It contains:
- a CDS encoding CidA/LrgA family protein: MKPALLKKALRLLVELAILCALFLLGGQLATWLGWPIPGGVMGLALLLILFASGVLKPAMLQLGAGWLMAEMLLFFIPALMSLLDYGSLIREEGWRILLVIAVSTLMVMVVTAMTVELVCRWSVRHEP
- a CDS encoding LrgB family protein — protein: MSLEPMPLFWLALTLLAYLGSRWLYRRSKRYLLSPLILVPVLLLAVAVPLHTAYAEYARNTHWLMSVLGPVTVAFAVPIWQQRAMLARHWPALMVGMVAGSSASIASSWGLAHLLALDSATSLSLVPRSITTPFAMPLAHDLGGVPELTAVFVMFTGVLGAMFGGVLLRWLPLRTPLARGALFGVGAHGAGVSRAQEVGREEGSVAGLVMVLTGLLNLFAAPLLAMLL